In Zingiber officinale cultivar Zhangliang chromosome 3B, Zo_v1.1, whole genome shotgun sequence, a single window of DNA contains:
- the LOC122055571 gene encoding uncharacterized GPI-anchored protein At1g61900-like — protein MECLIGKAILQFLLLAIWTCCFQDVVSQKTEFKPKPRVPDKLVLSDPPMGLFGPIEISPAVVPHNPYPVEPLSPMYPSFPSTYEPNLTGKCPVNFSSALDVIDKTASDCSAPLAALVGNVICCPQVNSLMHIFQGSYSNDPNMLVFQQAAANYCFTDLISILASRGANNTIPTLCSVKSSNLTGGSCPVKDLATFEKIVNTSKLLDSCRTVDSLKECCRPVCQPAIMEAALQTSQRGASMLDSSRIPGIAGGFNVVNDCKGVVYAWLSRKLSTEDANTAFRILSGCKVNKVCPLEFEEPSAIVNACHGSAPTLSCCSSLNTYIGSIQKQMLITNRQAINCATLFGSMLQKGGVTANIYELCKIDLKDFSLQSYSQQGCLLRSFPADIVFDNVTGFSFTCDLSDNIAAPWPSSSSLSSLSLCAPEMSLPALPVPQTSVNSGSYEIARTLVTVGYIIASLVL, from the exons ATGGAGTGTCTTATTG GTAAAGCAATTCTCCAGTTTCTTTTACTTGCCATTTGGACTTGCTGTTTCCAAGATGTGGTGTCACAGAAGACAGAATTTAAGCCAAAGCCTCGAGTCCCTGACAAACTTGTGTTGTCCGATCCACCCATGGGACTCTTTGGTCCCATAGAGATTTCTCCTGCTGTTGTTCCACACAATCCTTATCCTGTTGAGCCATTATCACCTATGTACCCATCCTTTCCGAGCacttatgaaccaaatttgactGGGAAATGTCCAGTCAATTTTTCTTCAGCATTGGATGTCATAGACAAGACAGCATCAGACTGCTCTGCACCTTTAGCAGCACTAGTAGGGAACGTTATTTGTTGTCCCCAGGTTAATAGTTTGATGCATATTTTTCAAGGTTCTTACAGTAATGATCCCAACATGCTCGTCTTCCAGCAAGCTGCAGCTAATTATTGTTTCACGGATCTGATTAGTATATTGGCCAGCAGAGGGGCAAATAACACTATTCCCACTCTTTGCTCAGTCAAGTCCTCAAATCTTACTGGCGGTTCATGTCCTGTTAAGGATCTTGCAACTTTTGAGAAAATAGTAAATACAAGCAAATTACTTGACTCATGTAGAACAGTCGATTCTCTTAAAGAGTGTTGTAGGCCAGTATGCCAACCTGCAATCATGGAAGCTGCACTTCAGACTTCACAAAGAGGAGCCAGCATGCTTGATAGTTCTAGAATACCTGGGATTGCTGGTGGCTTTAATGTGGTCAATGACTGTAAAGGAGTGGTATATGCTTGGCTATCTCGAAAGCTCTCAACAGAGGATGCCAACACTGCATTCCGTATTTTATCTGGCTGCAAAGTTAATAAAG TTTGTCCTTTGGAATTTGAAGAGCCTTCAGCAATAGTCAATGCTTGTCATGGTTCGGCTCCCACTCTTTCATGTTGCAGTTCCTTGAACACGTATATTGGATCAATTCAGAAGCAGATGCTCATAACAAATAGGCAAGCCATCAATTGTGCTACATTGTTTGGATCAATGTTACAGAAAGGTGGGGTTACAGCAAATATCTATGAGCTTTGCAAAATTGATCTGAAAGACTTTAGCCTTCAGT CATACAGTCAACAAG GGTGTTTGCTGCGCAGCTTCCCAGCAGATATTGTGTTCGACAATGTTACAGGCTTCAGTTTTACATGTGATTTAAGTGACAATATAGCTGCTCCATGGCCTTCCTCATCATCTCTTTCATCCTTATCCCTTTGTGCACCTG AGATGTCATTGCCTGCACTGCCAGTACCACAAACTTCTGTAAACTCAG GTAGCTACGAAATTGCAAGAACCTTAGTCACTGTTGGGTACATCATTGCCAGCTTAGTGCTATGA